The Quadrisphaera sp. DSM 44207 genome window below encodes:
- a CDS encoding M20/M25/M40 family metallo-hydrolase translates to MSVDVAENAPTAAEVEVVDLCRDLLRIDTSNYGDGSGPGERAAAEHVMGLLTEVGLDPELIESEPGRASVVVRVEGDPAGTAERGALLVHGHLDVVPARAADWQVDPFAGEERDGCLWGRGAVDMKGMDAMMLAVLREAVRSGRRPPRDLVVAFLADEEAGGLKGAHWLVDHRPELFEGATAAVSEVGGFSIDVAGQRCYLLQTAEKGLAWLRLVASGRAGHGSQVNDDNAVTRLCRAVARIGAHEWPIELTPTVRAFLDGVSEITGVELDPSDPQHLLAQLGTTARWVGATLRDSVNPTVLEAGYKHNVIPGTATALVDGRFLPGHEEQLVSTVRELAGEGVAVEVVHRDVALEAPYDAPVVDRMVDALLAEDPGARVLPYCLSGGTDNKSFSQLGIPGYGFAPLRLPADLDFAGLFHGVDERVPLDALRFGTRVLDRFLRTC, encoded by the coding sequence ATGAGCGTCGACGTCGCCGAGAACGCGCCCACCGCCGCGGAGGTCGAGGTCGTCGACCTGTGCCGCGACCTGCTGCGCATCGACACCTCCAACTACGGCGACGGCTCCGGCCCGGGGGAGCGGGCCGCCGCCGAGCACGTGATGGGCCTGCTCACCGAGGTCGGCCTGGACCCGGAGCTGATCGAGAGCGAGCCCGGCCGCGCCAGCGTCGTCGTCCGCGTCGAGGGCGATCCCGCCGGCACCGCCGAGCGCGGCGCGCTGCTCGTCCACGGCCACCTGGACGTCGTCCCCGCCCGCGCCGCCGACTGGCAGGTCGACCCCTTCGCCGGGGAGGAGCGCGACGGCTGCCTGTGGGGGCGCGGCGCCGTGGACATGAAGGGGATGGACGCGATGATGCTCGCCGTCCTGCGCGAGGCGGTGCGCAGCGGGCGGCGTCCTCCCCGCGACCTGGTCGTCGCGTTCCTCGCCGACGAGGAGGCCGGCGGCCTCAAGGGCGCCCACTGGCTCGTGGACCACCGCCCCGAGCTGTTCGAGGGCGCCACCGCGGCGGTCAGCGAGGTCGGCGGCTTCTCCATCGACGTCGCGGGGCAGCGCTGCTACCTGCTGCAGACCGCGGAGAAGGGCCTGGCGTGGCTGCGCCTGGTCGCCTCCGGGCGCGCCGGGCACGGCTCGCAGGTCAACGACGACAACGCCGTCACCCGCCTGTGCCGGGCGGTCGCCCGCATCGGCGCCCACGAGTGGCCGATCGAGCTGACCCCGACCGTGCGCGCCTTCCTCGACGGCGTCAGCGAGATCACCGGCGTCGAGCTCGACCCGAGCGACCCGCAGCACCTGCTGGCCCAGCTCGGGACGACGGCCCGCTGGGTGGGCGCCACCCTGCGCGACAGCGTCAACCCCACGGTGCTGGAGGCCGGGTACAAGCACAACGTCATCCCCGGCACCGCGACCGCGCTCGTGGACGGGCGCTTCCTGCCCGGGCACGAGGAGCAGCTCGTGAGCACCGTGCGCGAGCTGGCCGGCGAGGGCGTGGCCGTGGAGGTCGTGCACCGCGACGTCGCCCTGGAGGCCCCCTACGACGCGCCGGTGGTCGACCGCATGGTCGACGCGCTGCTGGCGGAGGACCCGGGCGCCCGCGTGCTGCCGTACTGCCTCTCCGGCGGCACGGACAACAAGTCCTTCAGCCAGCTCGGCATCCCCGGCTACGGGTTCGCGCCGCTGCGGCTGCCGGCCGACCTCGACTTCGCCGGCCTCTTCCACGGCGTGGACGAGCGCGTGCCGCTGGACGCGCTGCGCTTCGGCACCCGCGTGCTCGACCGCTTCCTGCGCACCTGCTGA
- a CDS encoding sugar porter family MFS transporter, whose protein sequence is MAAHQQHPSTPPGGVGTDTRRDDGGGLTGAVVVVALVSAISGLLYGYDTGIISGALLQITDEFGIGTGWEQVIAASILAGAVVGALVCSRLGERRGRRGTLLVVAVVFVVGALAASLAPDPVTLSLSRLVLGFAVGGATQTAPVYVAELAPTRYRGRLVLCFQIAIGVGIVIATLIGASRSIDWRVAVGAASVPAALMLALMLRLPESPRWLVGAGQVERARESLARVRPSGTDVSGELDDIGTLVRAESEASTRGWRGLREAWVRPALVVGCGLAVFTQLSGIEMIVYYSPTILTDNGFSDSAALRVSVALGLTYLITQLIGLAVIDRVGRRRLTLLTLPGAALSLIVLGTFFVTGNDGQEQVPYIVATLIAFMAFTAGGIQLMGWLTGSEIYPLATRAAGAAAQSASLWSTNLLITLTLLSTIETIGTGQTFWLYALFNIAGFVFLYRRMPELTGRSLEQIEGQLAQGRFRPADFARAR, encoded by the coding sequence ATGGCCGCGCACCAGCAGCACCCCTCCACCCCGCCCGGCGGGGTCGGCACCGACACGCGGCGCGACGACGGTGGCGGCCTGACCGGCGCCGTGGTGGTCGTGGCGCTCGTCTCGGCGATCTCGGGACTGCTGTACGGCTACGACACGGGCATCATCTCCGGGGCGCTGCTGCAGATCACCGACGAGTTCGGCATCGGCACCGGCTGGGAGCAGGTGATCGCCGCTTCCATCCTGGCCGGCGCCGTGGTGGGGGCGCTGGTGTGCAGCCGCCTCGGCGAGCGGCGCGGCCGGCGCGGGACGCTGCTGGTCGTCGCGGTGGTCTTCGTCGTGGGCGCGCTCGCCGCCTCGCTGGCGCCCGACCCCGTCACGCTGTCGCTGAGCCGCCTCGTGCTCGGCTTCGCCGTCGGCGGCGCCACGCAGACCGCCCCCGTCTACGTCGCCGAGCTGGCGCCGACGAGGTACCGCGGCCGCCTGGTGCTGTGCTTCCAGATCGCCATCGGCGTCGGCATCGTCATCGCCACCCTGATCGGCGCCAGCCGGAGCATCGACTGGCGGGTGGCGGTCGGCGCGGCCTCGGTGCCCGCGGCGCTGATGCTCGCGCTGATGCTGCGCCTGCCCGAGAGCCCGCGCTGGCTCGTCGGGGCCGGCCAGGTCGAGCGGGCGCGCGAGTCGCTCGCGCGCGTACGCCCCTCGGGCACCGACGTCTCCGGCGAGCTCGACGACATCGGCACCCTGGTGCGGGCCGAGAGCGAGGCCAGCACCCGCGGCTGGCGGGGCCTGCGGGAGGCGTGGGTGCGCCCGGCCCTGGTGGTCGGGTGCGGCCTGGCGGTCTTCACCCAGCTGTCCGGCATCGAGATGATCGTCTACTACTCGCCGACGATCCTCACCGACAACGGGTTCTCCGACAGCGCGGCCCTGCGCGTCTCCGTCGCCCTCGGCCTGACGTACCTGATCACCCAGCTGATCGGGCTGGCCGTCATCGACCGCGTAGGCCGGCGGCGGCTGACCCTGCTCACCCTGCCCGGAGCCGCCCTGTCGCTGATCGTGCTGGGCACCTTCTTCGTCACCGGCAACGACGGCCAGGAGCAGGTGCCGTACATCGTCGCCACGCTGATCGCCTTCATGGCCTTCACCGCCGGCGGCATCCAGCTGATGGGCTGGCTCACCGGCTCGGAGATCTACCCCCTCGCCACCCGCGCCGCCGGTGCCGCGGCGCAGTCGGCGTCCCTGTGGAGCACGAACCTGCTCATCACTCTGACGCTGCTGAGCACCATCGAGACGATCGGCACCGGTCAGACCTTCTGGCTGTACGCGCTGTTCAACATCGCCGGGTTCGTCTTCCTGTACCGGCGGATGCCGGAGCTCACCGGCCGCAGCCTGGAGCAGATCGAGGGGCAGCTGGCGCAGGGCCGCTTCCGGCCCGCGGACTTCGCCCGGGCCCGGTAG
- a CDS encoding DUF3500 domain-containing protein, producing MTGAGTPGGDGAAREVARRMAEAASAWLDGLDPAQRRVAAGAVPADDGSDAERRRWFYTPTDHGGLTFHEQRPAQQRAAMRLVASGLSTPAYVTVATIIGLENVLDQVEGFVTRFDRERGRDPGLYYLRVFGEPGGSDPWAWRFGGHHVSLSNLVVDGAVVATTPCFLGADPATSPLLGGGVNRPLARVEDAARDLVRSLRPELASRAVLLPRAPSDLVTANRTTLAEGQRVIPLAGIWRDERFPDPVEQEKLQGLSDRIDEAAGYGDTDHAAVEYTTAPKGVAAAELDAEQRELLRVLLGTYLDRVPPEVSPARRYDDEAALDAVHVAWAGSTAPGDPHYYRLQGPRLLVEWDNTQRGANHAHSVWRDPGADFGLDVLARHRTALHRGA from the coding sequence ATGACGGGCGCAGGCACCCCGGGAGGCGACGGCGCCGCGCGCGAGGTGGCGCGGCGGATGGCGGAGGCCGCGAGCGCGTGGCTGGACGGCCTCGACCCGGCGCAGCGCCGGGTCGCTGCCGGCGCCGTGCCTGCGGACGACGGCTCCGACGCCGAGCGCCGGCGCTGGTTCTACACGCCCACCGACCACGGCGGCCTGACGTTCCACGAGCAGCGACCCGCCCAGCAGCGGGCCGCGATGCGGCTGGTCGCCTCGGGGCTGTCCACGCCCGCGTACGTCACGGTGGCGACGATCATCGGACTGGAGAACGTCCTCGACCAGGTCGAGGGCTTCGTCACCCGCTTCGACCGCGAGCGCGGGCGGGACCCGGGCCTGTACTACCTGCGCGTCTTCGGCGAGCCCGGGGGCAGCGACCCCTGGGCCTGGCGGTTCGGCGGGCACCACGTCTCCCTCAGCAACCTGGTCGTGGACGGCGCGGTCGTGGCCACGACCCCGTGCTTCCTCGGCGCGGACCCGGCCACGTCGCCCCTGCTGGGCGGAGGGGTGAACCGGCCGCTGGCCCGGGTCGAGGACGCCGCCCGGGACCTGGTCCGGTCGCTGCGTCCCGAGCTGGCGTCGCGGGCCGTGCTGCTGCCCCGCGCGCCGTCGGACCTGGTCACCGCCAACCGCACGACGCTCGCCGAGGGGCAGCGGGTGATCCCGCTCGCCGGGATCTGGCGGGACGAGCGCTTCCCGGACCCGGTGGAGCAGGAGAAGCTGCAGGGCCTGAGCGACCGGATCGACGAGGCCGCCGGGTACGGCGACACCGACCACGCGGCCGTGGAGTACACCACCGCGCCGAAGGGGGTGGCGGCAGCGGAGCTGGACGCCGAGCAGCGCGAGCTGCTGCGGGTCCTGCTCGGCACCTACCTCGACCGCGTCCCCCCCGAGGTCTCCCCGGCGCGGCGCTACGACGACGAGGCCGCCCTCGACGCCGTGCACGTCGCCTGGGCGGGGTCCACGGCGCCCGGCGACCCGCACTACTACCGCCTGCAGGGACCCCGCCTGCTGGTGGAGTGGGACAACACGCAGCGGGGCGCCAACCACGCCCACTCGGTGTGGCGCGACCCCGGCGCCGACTTCGGCCTCGACGTGCTCGCCCGGCACCGCACGGCCCTGCACCGCGGAGCCTGA
- a CDS encoding SpoIIE family protein phosphatase, giving the protein MRGLAGPPVPPGLRSRGDVPLRARPGGQPDLLLGMQAGTARGDHTVSLPAGSTLVLHSDGLVERRGEHLSTGVDRLARTVRSLAGPSLPEPLHEAVGLMVGATAEDDTAVLGVRLHPGGR; this is encoded by the coding sequence GTGCGCGGGCTCGCTGGGCCACCCGTCCCGCCTGGTCTGCGGTCGCGAGGTGACGTTCCCCTCCGAGCGCGGCCTGGCGGGCAGCCGGACCTGCTGCTGGGGATGCAGGCCGGCACCGCCCGCGGCGACCACACCGTCTCGCTCCCGGCGGGCTCGACGCTGGTCCTGCACAGCGACGGGCTCGTCGAGCGCCGCGGGGAGCACCTCAGCACCGGCGTCGACAGGCTGGCGCGCACGGTCCGGTCCCTGGCGGGGCCCTCCCTGCCCGAGCCGCTGCACGAGGCGGTGGGCCTGATGGTGGGCGCCACGGCCGAGGACGACACGGCCGTCCTCGGCGTCCGCCTCCACCCCGGGGGCCGCTGA
- a CDS encoding nicotinate-nucleotide adenylyltransferase, giving the protein MGPEAELAADTLQKALRINLDPRWYGTIAEIGAGQEVARWFFRAGGAAGTVAKTMSAYDMSVSDAIYGRSERYVSRGRLQAMLDHEYALNVDRLTDVRGDDSCFFAFADTVVARSYRGGNECHGWIGVRFQAQPHDEPNQIVMHVRMLDDDAALQQEALGVVGVNLLHAAFFQRHEPDQIVASLLDRLSTGRIEIDVLQFSGIEFRGVDNRLMALRLVQLGLSGVAMFGPDREVLQPSEVLRKHAVLVERGSFRPPTVVNIDMLDCARKEFEQDPAVAGKPVLLLTELTMRNLLAGGEQVDRRDFLARADLLAACGTTVLISNYYAYHLLAAYLSARTSERVGVVMGVPSLITLFDEGEHAQLPGGILESFGRLFKNDLKLYVYPMLDLETGDVVTVEDMQVEPGLQPLFDYLAGRGSFVHLDEYRREYLSILSRDVLSRIATDDAEWEAMVPPEVAEVIKRRHFFGYRKDRTR; this is encoded by the coding sequence ATGGGACCTGAGGCGGAGCTGGCAGCGGACACCCTGCAGAAGGCGCTGCGGATCAACCTGGACCCGCGCTGGTACGGCACCATCGCCGAGATCGGCGCCGGCCAGGAGGTCGCCCGCTGGTTCTTCCGCGCCGGCGGTGCCGCCGGCACCGTGGCCAAGACGATGTCCGCGTACGACATGTCCGTGTCCGACGCCATCTACGGCAGGTCCGAGCGGTACGTCTCGCGCGGGCGGCTGCAGGCCATGCTCGACCACGAGTACGCGCTCAACGTGGACCGCCTGACCGACGTGCGCGGCGACGACTCCTGCTTCTTCGCCTTCGCCGACACGGTCGTCGCCCGCAGCTACCGGGGCGGCAACGAGTGCCACGGCTGGATCGGCGTCCGCTTCCAGGCCCAGCCCCACGACGAGCCCAACCAGATCGTCATGCACGTGCGGATGCTCGACGACGACGCCGCGCTGCAGCAGGAGGCCCTCGGCGTCGTCGGGGTGAACCTGCTGCACGCCGCCTTCTTCCAGCGCCACGAGCCGGACCAGATCGTCGCCAGCCTGCTGGACCGGCTCTCCACCGGCCGCATCGAGATCGACGTGCTCCAGTTCAGCGGCATCGAGTTCCGCGGCGTCGACAACCGGCTGATGGCGCTGCGCCTGGTGCAGCTGGGCCTGAGCGGCGTGGCGATGTTCGGACCGGACCGGGAGGTGCTCCAGCCGAGCGAGGTGCTGCGCAAGCACGCCGTCCTCGTCGAGCGCGGCAGCTTCCGCCCGCCGACGGTCGTCAACATCGACATGCTCGACTGCGCCCGCAAGGAGTTCGAGCAGGACCCGGCCGTCGCCGGCAAGCCGGTGCTGCTGCTCACCGAGCTGACCATGCGCAACCTGCTGGCAGGCGGCGAGCAGGTGGACCGGCGCGACTTCCTGGCCCGCGCCGACCTGCTCGCCGCCTGCGGCACGACCGTGCTGATCTCCAACTACTACGCCTACCACCTGCTGGCGGCGTACCTGTCGGCGCGCACCAGCGAGCGCGTCGGCGTGGTCATGGGGGTGCCGAGCCTGATCACCCTCTTCGACGAGGGCGAGCACGCGCAGCTGCCCGGGGGCATCCTGGAGAGCTTCGGCCGGCTGTTCAAGAACGACCTCAAGCTGTACGTGTACCCGATGCTGGACCTCGAGACCGGCGACGTCGTCACCGTCGAGGACATGCAGGTCGAGCCCGGCCTGCAGCCGCTGTTCGACTACCTCGCCGGGCGCGGCAGCTTCGTGCACCTGGACGAGTACCGGCGCGAGTACCTGTCGATCCTGTCCCGGGACGTGCTCTCGCGGATCGCGACCGACGACGCCGAGTGGGAGGCGATGGTGCCGCCCGAGGTCGCCGAGGTCATCAAGCGCCGGCACTTCTTCGGCTACCGCAAGGACAGGACGCGGTAG
- a CDS encoding zinc-dependent alcohol dehydrogenase: MRAMVYRGPYKVRVEEKDVPPLEHPNDAIVRVSLAAICGSDLHLYHGLMPDTRVGTTFGHEFVGVVEEVGSSVQRLRRGDRVMVPFNIYCGSCFFCARGLYSNCHNVNPNATAVGGIYGYSHTAGGYDGGQAEYVRVPFADVGPSVIPEWMDDEDAVLLTDALATGYFGAQLGDIAEGDVAVVFGAGPVGLYAARSAWLMGAGRVIVVDHLQDRLEKARAFAYAETVNFTEHDDVVVLLKRMTDHLGADVAIDAVGAEADGNLLQHVSAAKLKLQGGSPVALNWAIDAVRKGATVSVVGAYGPVFSAVKFGDAVNKGLTLRMNQTPVKRQWPRLFEHIRNGHLKPSEIVTHRIPLEHIAEGYHIFSAKLDGCIKPLIVPDAA, encoded by the coding sequence ATGCGAGCGATGGTGTACCGCGGGCCGTACAAGGTGCGGGTGGAGGAGAAGGACGTCCCGCCGCTCGAGCACCCGAACGACGCGATCGTGCGCGTGAGCCTGGCCGCGATCTGCGGCTCGGACCTGCACCTGTACCACGGGCTGATGCCCGACACGCGCGTCGGCACGACGTTCGGCCACGAGTTCGTCGGGGTGGTCGAGGAGGTCGGCTCCTCGGTGCAGCGCCTGCGGCGCGGCGACCGGGTCATGGTGCCCTTCAACATCTACTGCGGCTCGTGCTTCTTCTGCGCGCGCGGGCTGTACTCCAACTGCCACAACGTCAACCCCAACGCCACCGCCGTGGGCGGCATCTACGGCTACTCCCACACCGCCGGCGGGTACGACGGCGGGCAGGCCGAGTACGTGCGCGTGCCCTTCGCGGACGTCGGCCCCAGCGTCATCCCGGAGTGGATGGACGACGAGGACGCCGTCCTGCTCACCGACGCGCTCGCCACCGGGTACTTCGGGGCCCAGCTCGGCGACATCGCCGAGGGGGACGTCGCCGTGGTCTTCGGGGCCGGCCCCGTCGGCCTCTACGCCGCCCGCTCGGCGTGGCTGATGGGCGCCGGGCGCGTGATCGTCGTCGACCACCTGCAGGACCGCCTGGAGAAGGCGCGCGCGTTCGCCTACGCCGAGACCGTGAACTTCACCGAGCACGACGACGTCGTCGTCCTGCTGAAGCGGATGACCGACCACCTCGGCGCGGACGTCGCGATCGACGCCGTGGGCGCCGAGGCCGACGGCAACCTCCTCCAGCACGTGAGCGCCGCCAAGCTGAAGCTGCAGGGCGGGTCGCCGGTGGCCCTGAACTGGGCCATCGACGCCGTGCGCAAGGGCGCGACCGTCTCGGTGGTGGGCGCCTACGGCCCGGTCTTCAGCGCGGTCAAGTTCGGCGACGCGGTGAACAAGGGCCTGACCCTGCGCATGAACCAGACCCCGGTCAAGCGCCAGTGGCCGCGCCTGTTCGAGCACATCCGCAACGGCCACCTCAAGCCGAGCGAGATCGTCACGCACCGGATCCCGCTCGAGCACATCGCCGAGGGCTACCACATCTTCTCCGCGAAGCTGGACGGCTGCATCAAGCCGCTCATCGTCCCCGACGCCGCCTGA
- the gdhA gene encoding NADP-specific glutamate dehydrogenase, translating into MTTDAGATIEAIYADVLRRNPAEREFHQAVREVLGSLAPVLARHPEYAELKTVERICEPERQIIFRVPWTDDRGEVQIDRGFRVEFNSALGPYKGGLRFHPSVYLGIVKFLGFEQVFKNALTGMPIGGGKGGSDFDPKGRSDAEVMRFCQSFMTELYRHLGEHTDVPAGDIGVGGREIGYLFGQYKRITNRYESGVLTGKGLTWGGARVRTEATGYGAAFFASEMLAARGTSLEGRTVVVSGSGNVALYAVEKVTQRGGRVLACSDSNGYVVDEAGLDLQVLKQVKEVERGRVSDYAARVPTARHVAGGSVWDVPCEVAIPSATQNEIDAARAAALVRGGCVAVSEGANMPCTPEAVAVFQDAGVAFGPGKAANAGGVATSALEMQQNASRDSWSFEHTEARLQQIMHDIHARCAEAAEEYGAPGDLVLGANAAGFIRVAEAMHAHGIV; encoded by the coding sequence GTGACGACGGACGCCGGCGCCACCATCGAGGCCATCTACGCCGACGTGCTGCGGCGCAACCCGGCCGAGCGGGAGTTCCACCAGGCGGTGCGCGAGGTGCTCGGGTCGCTGGCGCCGGTGCTGGCGCGCCACCCCGAGTACGCGGAGCTGAAGACCGTCGAGCGGATCTGCGAGCCGGAGCGGCAGATCATCTTCCGGGTGCCGTGGACCGACGACCGCGGCGAGGTGCAGATCGACCGGGGCTTCCGGGTGGAGTTCAACTCCGCGCTCGGCCCCTACAAGGGCGGGCTGCGCTTCCACCCCTCCGTCTACCTGGGCATCGTGAAGTTCCTGGGGTTCGAGCAGGTCTTCAAGAACGCCCTGACCGGCATGCCCATCGGCGGCGGCAAGGGCGGGTCCGACTTCGACCCCAAGGGCCGCTCCGACGCGGAGGTAATGCGCTTCTGCCAGTCGTTCATGACCGAGCTGTACCGCCACCTCGGTGAGCACACCGACGTCCCCGCCGGTGACATCGGCGTCGGCGGCCGCGAGATCGGCTACCTGTTCGGCCAGTACAAGCGCATCACGAACCGCTACGAGTCCGGCGTCCTCACCGGCAAGGGCCTGACCTGGGGCGGTGCGCGGGTGCGCACCGAGGCCACCGGCTACGGCGCGGCCTTCTTCGCCTCCGAGATGCTCGCCGCCCGCGGGACCTCGCTGGAGGGCCGCACGGTGGTCGTCTCCGGCTCGGGCAACGTGGCCCTGTACGCCGTGGAGAAGGTCACCCAGAGAGGAGGACGCGTCCTCGCCTGCTCGGACTCGAACGGGTACGTGGTGGACGAGGCCGGCCTGGACCTGCAGGTGCTCAAGCAGGTCAAGGAGGTCGAGCGCGGGCGGGTCAGCGACTACGCCGCGCGGGTGCCCACCGCGCGCCACGTCGCCGGCGGGTCGGTGTGGGACGTGCCGTGCGAGGTGGCGATCCCCTCGGCGACCCAGAACGAGATCGACGCCGCCCGCGCGGCCGCGCTGGTGCGCGGCGGGTGCGTCGCGGTCTCCGAGGGGGCGAACATGCCGTGCACCCCCGAGGCCGTCGCCGTCTTCCAGGACGCCGGGGTGGCGTTCGGGCCGGGCAAGGCCGCCAACGCCGGCGGGGTGGCGACCTCGGCGCTGGAGATGCAGCAGAACGCGTCCCGGGACAGCTGGTCCTTCGAGCACACCGAGGCGCGGCTGCAGCAGATCATGCACGACATCCACGCCCGGTGCGCCGAGGCCGCCGAGGAGTACGGCGCGCCGGGAGACCTCGTCCTGGGGGCCAACGCGGCCGGGTTCATCCGCGTCGCCGAGGCCATGCACGCCCACGGCATCGTCTGA
- a CDS encoding LLM class flavin-dependent oxidoreductase — MPAPGTPLEQLGFLTIGTFDPADPGPGHEATLQLVELGERLGLDSAWVRHRHLQPGISSPVAVLAAATQRTRRIQLGTAVTPLGWENPLRLAEDLATVDVLSGGRLDPGVSVGPPMHWDDVKTAPYPDTADAEDFSYERALRLLRLVRGERASTFSGREGVVEEWTERVQPHSPGLAGRLWYGGGSLRSARWAGEHGLNLLTSSVVRAEESEDFAEVQRSHVRAFRAAHPAGDAARASQGLVVIPTDGATPAQRAKYEACVATRTPRTASPQGPARTLFARDLLGTCEEVAQALYAHAGFEEVTEVVFALPFSFEPEDCVQILTDVAEQLGPLLGWRPATGG, encoded by the coding sequence GTGCCGGCACCGGGGACACCGCTGGAGCAGCTCGGCTTCCTGACGATCGGCACCTTCGACCCCGCCGACCCCGGCCCCGGTCACGAGGCGACGCTGCAGCTGGTCGAGCTGGGGGAGCGGCTCGGCCTCGACAGCGCCTGGGTGCGCCACCGCCACCTGCAGCCCGGCATCTCCTCCCCGGTGGCCGTGCTGGCCGCCGCCACCCAGCGCACCCGGCGCATCCAGCTGGGCACCGCCGTCACGCCCCTGGGCTGGGAGAACCCGCTGCGGCTGGCCGAGGACCTCGCCACGGTCGACGTCCTGTCCGGCGGGCGCCTCGACCCCGGCGTCAGCGTCGGCCCGCCGATGCACTGGGACGACGTCAAGACCGCCCCCTACCCCGACACCGCCGACGCCGAGGACTTCAGCTACGAGCGCGCGCTGCGGCTGCTGCGCCTCGTGCGCGGAGAGCGGGCCAGCACCTTCAGCGGCCGCGAGGGCGTGGTGGAGGAGTGGACGGAGCGGGTGCAGCCGCACTCGCCCGGGCTGGCGGGCCGCCTGTGGTACGGCGGCGGCAGCCTGCGCTCCGCGCGGTGGGCCGGTGAGCACGGGCTGAACCTGCTCACGAGCAGCGTGGTGCGGGCCGAGGAGTCCGAGGACTTCGCCGAGGTCCAGCGCTCCCACGTCCGCGCCTTCCGGGCCGCCCACCCCGCCGGGGACGCCGCCCGCGCCTCCCAGGGCCTGGTCGTCATCCCCACGGACGGCGCGACGCCGGCCCAGCGCGCGAAGTACGAGGCCTGCGTCGCGACCCGCACGCCCCGGACGGCGAGCCCGCAGGGGCCGGCCCGCACGCTCTTCGCCCGCGACCTGCTCGGCACCTGCGAGGAGGTCGCACAGGCCCTGTACGCCCACGCGGGGTTCGAGGAGGTCACCGAGGTCGTCTTCGCGCTGCCCTTCAGCTTCGAGCCCGAGGACTGCGTGCAGATCCTCACCGACGTCGCCGAGCAGCTGGGACCGCTGCTCGGCTGGCGGCCGGCGACGGGCGGCTGA
- a CDS encoding monovalent cation/H(+) antiporter subunit G, translating into MTSLVLDVVGAALLLLGLLLLTVSLVGLLRLPDTYSQLHAQGLATGPGVIAVLASSVATEDARTITFCALAIAFMVLTSPVSGHAIARAAHRRGASGQLPRRPPPDRTGGPGR; encoded by the coding sequence ATGACCTCCCTCGTGCTCGACGTCGTCGGCGCGGCGCTGCTGCTGCTCGGCCTGCTGCTGCTGACGGTCAGCCTCGTCGGCCTGCTGCGCCTGCCGGACACCTACAGCCAGCTGCACGCGCAGGGGCTGGCCACCGGGCCGGGCGTCATCGCCGTCCTGGCGTCCTCGGTCGCCACCGAGGACGCCCGGACCATCACCTTCTGCGCGCTCGCCATCGCGTTCATGGTGCTCACCTCCCCGGTCTCCGGTCACGCCATCGCCCGCGCCGCCCACCGCCGCGGCGCCTCCGGGCAGCTCCCGCGCCGTCCGCCCCCGGACCGCACGGGCGGCCCCGGCCGGTAG
- a CDS encoding monovalent cation/H+ antiporter complex subunit F — MPALVVVPALVWTTLLLIGAGLLLLRSQDVLQRIIVLDMLATIAVGLLALLSYARGVPYYLDAAVALALLSFVATVAAARYLGSGGPFE; from the coding sequence ATGCCCGCCCTCGTCGTCGTCCCGGCCCTGGTGTGGACCACGCTGCTGCTCATCGGCGCCGGGCTGCTGCTGCTGCGCTCGCAGGACGTCCTGCAGCGGATCATCGTGCTCGACATGCTCGCGACGATCGCCGTGGGGCTCCTGGCGCTGCTGTCCTACGCGCGGGGGGTGCCGTACTACCTCGACGCCGCGGTCGCCCTGGCCCTGCTGTCCTTCGTCGCCACCGTCGCCGCCGCCCGCTACCTGGGCTCCGGAGGGCCGTTCGAGTGA
- a CDS encoding Na+/H+ antiporter subunit E, translated as MGLVLRVLGLTAVYLLVLTSLAPGDVLVGLVLSTAVALAVRRLEGRDPSAQPVRPSVASRLAGVPALVLGTVVDVAAGTVEVVRYCLAPQRWPHAGVVTVPVDLGSPSSAAAWAVRVGIAPDSIVVDVDGERGELLLHVRDASDPDAVRAAQLDSYRRRQQRVFP; from the coding sequence ATGGGGCTCGTCCTGCGCGTCCTCGGGCTGACGGCGGTGTACCTGCTCGTGCTCACGAGCCTGGCCCCCGGGGACGTCCTCGTCGGGCTGGTGCTGTCCACCGCCGTCGCCCTGGCCGTGCGCCGCCTGGAGGGCCGCGACCCCTCCGCCCAGCCCGTGCGGCCCTCGGTCGCGAGCCGGCTGGCCGGTGTCCCCGCCCTCGTGCTCGGCACGGTGGTCGACGTGGCGGCGGGCACGGTGGAGGTCGTGCGCTACTGCCTGGCGCCGCAGCGGTGGCCGCACGCGGGGGTGGTCACCGTCCCCGTCGACCTCGGCTCCCCGTCGTCCGCCGCGGCGTGGGCCGTGCGGGTCGGGATCGCCCCCGACAGCATCGTCGTGGACGTCGACGGGGAGCGCGGGGAGCTGCTGCTGCACGTGCGCGACGCCAGCGACCCGGACGCCGTGCGGGCCGCGCAGCTGGACTCCTACCGGCGACGCCAGCAGCGGGTGTTCCCCTGA